In the genome of Streptomyces sp. NBC_00433, the window CGGGCCTTCCGGCCTGGACGGCCCCAACCTCGTCGCCCGCGGAAGAACGGGTGGACGCCGGCCGAGGAGCCGGCCTGGACCGACCCTTGCTTTGATCTCCGTCGTAGTATGGAACGGCTGCACCAATTGCCGGCCTTAAGGAGTCGCTGTGGCCCGCCCCCGCACCGCCCCCCGAACGGTGGAGCATCCCGACCTGGCGCAGGTCTCTCTGCAGCAGGTCCTGGAGGCGCTGGTGGACCCGGTGCGCCGGACAGTGGTGGCGCAGCTCGTCAACGCCGGCGAGGACCTGAGCTGCGGAACCTTCGTCGCACCGGTATCGCTGTCAACACTGACTCATCACTTCAATGTGCTGCGCGAGTCGGGCGTGATCCGCCAGCACTACGTGGGGACGACAAAGATGAACGCGCTGCGCACCGACGAGATGGAGGAGAGGTTCCCGGGGCTGCTGCCGGCCGTACTGGCCGCCCTGGCCGCGGAGGCTGTGGACGGGGTCTGAACCTGCCGGCGGGAAGCAGCGCACCGGGTACATACTTTGACGACTCTCGTAATTTGACTGCGGTCAAAGTTTAGAGCAGGGTGGACAGCGCGCCGGGACGGTCCGGCGTTCTCACGCTCTTCTACGCCCGGGACTGGTGCACCATGGCAAAGCTCGTACAGTTCGACCGGATCGGCGGACCCGAGGTCCTCGCTCTCCGCGATGTCGCCTCCCGCGCTCCGGGCGCGGGAGAGGTACGCATCCGGGTCGATGCGATCGGCCTGAACCGGGCCGAGATCATGTACCGGGAAGGCGCCTACTTCTATCAGCCGGTCTTCCCCTCCACGCTGGGCTACGAGGCCGCGGGCGTCGTCGAGGCGGCCGGTGAGGGCGTGAGTGACTTCTCCGAAGGTGACCCGGTGGCCGTCGTGCCCGCCTTCCTGCAGAGCGAGTACGGCACCTACGGCGACAGCGTCGTCCTGCCGGCCGCAGCCGTCGTCCCCCGCCCCGCACAGGTGGACGCCGTCACCGCGGCGGCCCTGTGGATGGCCTACATCACCGCCTACGGCCCCCTCGTCGAGAGCGGCCGGGTACGTCCGGGCGACCACGTCCTGATCACCGCCGCCTCCAGCAGCGTCGGCCTGGCCGCCATCCAGATCGCCCGCCACATCGGTGCGATCCCGATCGCCACCACCCGCGGCGCCGGTAAGAAGCAGCGCCTCCTGGACGCCGGCGCGGCCGATGTCATAGTCACCGACGGCGAGGACCTGCCCGCCCGCATCGAGGAGATCACCGGCGGCAAGGGGGTGCGCCTGGCCTTCGACCCGATCGCGGGGCCCGGCGTCGAAACCCTCGCGAAGGGCATCGCCCCCGGCGGATGCCTGGTCGTCTACGGCGCGCTCGACCCGCGCACCACCCCGCTGCCCAACGCGCAGTCCTTCCCCGCTCTGAACAGCAGCACCTACACCCTCTTCGAGATCACCTCCGACCCTGAGCGGCTGCGCCGCGCGGTCGCGTTCGTCAACGCGGGACTCGCCTCAGGCTCCTTCGCCCCCGTCGTCGACAAGACCTTCGACCTGACCGACATCGCCGAGGCCCACCGCTATATGGAGGCCAACGGCCAGGTCGGCAAGATCGTCGTCACAGTCACCCACGGCGAGATCACCTCCTGAGCCCGGCCGCGCCGCACCGCGATACACCGCGCCCGCCCACCATCGGCGCGGTCCTGCACCCGGGCCCGCACCACCTGCCTCCCCTCCCCGGACACAAAGGCCCGGGGCCCGTTGAGCAGCCCGTCACGACGGCAGACGCGGGCGTGCGGACCGTGACACCTCGGCGACCCCACCGTCACCACCACGGACCGCGGCACCGGAGCCGAGATCACCATCCAGTACACCGGCGCGGACGCGTATGGGCTGTCGACGGCGTACCACCGAGGCGCAGACGTGCCCGATCACCTCGGTCATCCGCGCGAGGTTATACGGGCCCGAGGTATTTCGAGGCCCAGATCGTCTTGCCGCGCGGCGTGTAGCGGGTGCCCCAGCGGTCCATGAGCTGTCCGACGAGGTACAGGCCGCGTCCGCCCTCGTCCATCAGGTCGGCACGACGGGCGTGCGGCGCCGTGCTGCTGGTGTCGGAGACCTCGCAGATCAGGGACAGGTCCCGGATCAGCCGGAGGCCGATCGGACCCTGGGCGTGCTGGACCGCGTTGGTGACCAGTTCGCAGACCACCATCTCCAGCGCGAAACCGTGTTCGTCCAGGTCCCACTCGGCGAGCTGTCCGGTCACCGCCGCCCGGACCGACGGCATTTCCTCGACCGCGGCACGGAATTCCCACGTCCGTACGTGCCCGGGGTCCAGCACCCTGGTCCGGGCCAGCAGCAGCGCGACGTCGTCCTCGCTCGTTGTGGGCAGCGCGCTGAGCACCCGGTCGCACATGTCCTGGAGCGTGCCGCTGCCGGCGTTGATCGCCGCCGCCAGCTCCTCCAGCCCTTCCTCGGCCCCCCGGTGCCGCAGCCCCAGCAGGCCGTCGGTGTAGAGGGCGATCAGCGAGCCCTCGGGGAGGTCGCACGACGTCACGTCGAAGGGCGCGTTCCCGAAGCCCAGCGGCGGGTTCCTGCTGTCCTCCTGGACGAAGACCTCGCCGTCGGCCATCACGAAGACCGGCGGCGGATGGCCGGCACTGGTGTACTCGCAGCGCCGCGAGATCGGGTCGTAGACCAGGAAGAGGCAGCTCGCGACCAGTTCGGCCTGCGCTCTGTCCTGGCCCATCCGCTGGAGCAGATCGTCCACGGTGGCCATGACCTCCTCCGGGTCCTGGTCCAGATCGGCGAGCGTGTGTACGGCGGTGCGCAGTTGGCCCATGGTCGCCGCCGCCTCCGGACCGTGGCCGACCACGTCCCCCATCACCAGCGCGACCCGTGCGCCGGACAGCGGGATCAGGTCGAACCAGTCACCGCCCAGGCCGACCGCCGCCTCGGCCGGCACGTAGCGGTGTCCCAGCTCGACCGCGCTGCTGTCGGGGAACTCCCGGGGCAGGAGGCTTTCCTGGAGGCGCAGCGCGGTCTTCCGAACCCTGCGGAATTCCTCCTCGCGCATCCGGATGAAGCTGAGGAGCATGCAGAGCAGGCATACGATGACGACCAGGGCGAGCTTGATGATCCAGGTCGCGTTGTGGTCCTCCTCCAGCGGGAGCCGCAGCAGCGCGAACGTGACCAGGGTCAGCGCGCCGACGAAGGCCGTCGTGCGGACGTCGTACAGCGCGGCGGCCAGCACGGGCGCCGCGACCACCAGCATGTCGAAGTGCACGCCCGGACTGATCAGGCCGAGGGTGATCGCCGTCGCCGCCAGGAGTAGCACCGGCGACATCCGTCCGGTCGGCGAGGATGGCGTCACCACCCGCGGATCCCGGGGGTACCCCCCGGACCGTCCACCGGTGCCGGCTGCATGGCGATCCCGCTCCTGATGTGCGATAGGTCGAAAAAGAACGTCTTTGTTCCGATACGTTACCGCCCGGCCGCGCCGACGGGTCCGCTCCGACACCCCCGTCACGGCCCGCGTCTCCACCGTCGTGCCGACTGTGGGACCCGGTCTCCCTGCCTCGGCTTGGAGGTGCGGGCGGCGCAAGGGGGCCAAGGGCGGCCGGACGAGGGGGTGGTCCGGCGAGTACGTCGTCCGCGGCCGCGACCGGGAGAACTCGGAACGCCCGGTCTCGGTCCACGTGGCCTACGACGAGGTGGTCGATGCCCGCGACCGTCTCACCGCACTCATCGACAACCCGCCCGCGTGGACCCGCGCGGACGAGTCGCTGCTCGCCGTCTTCGTCGAAGTGGTAGGCGCTCTTGGAGCGCTTCGGGTACTCCTTCATACCGCTCTTGGTATTGACCTCGGTTATGGGCAGACCGCATTCCGGATCGGTGCCGTCCATGCCGATGGAGGTGGGAAGCGGTCGGTTCACCACTCGGTTTCGGTGTGCGGATCTCGGTATCGCGTTTCGCTCGGGTGCCGTTGACGGGGGCTGAGTTCGTGGCACCAGGTCTTTGCGTCGCACGCGTTTTCGGTTCCTTGCAGTTCCATGGCCGTGTGCCATTCGTCGATGCCGACACCTGACATGGCGATGGAGCCCGAGAGGATCGTCGCGTCTTCCGCGGCCAAGCGCGCCCCGGGGATTCCCCCGAGATCGCCACCGCCGGTATCGGATCGGGGCAAGATTGCGCGGTTCAACTGCCGGGCCATCGATTCTCCCGGCACGGCGCGGTTGACGTGTCCGCGAAGGCATCCAGACGGGGCAAGGTAGCCGTTACCGCAGGTCACGGCGTTGGGGCCGAGGAGGTGGAGGTGAACAGGTGGTCATGCGTGGGAATTGAGGCGACATTGCGTCAAACATGAGTGAACTCTGTGTTGATTCGGTGAATCAGTGTCCTCTGCGCCTGGTAAGTTCGCGAAGCAGGCGTGCGTAACCCACTTTTCTGAGGGAAATGCTGAGATACCACCTGGGGGCGGGGGTGCGGGGACATGTCAGGGTTTCTTGACCAGGTCTGGTCATGGATAGTCGTCGCCACGGCGGAGACGTCGTGGCGCGAGGTGATGCCGCTCGGGTTAGCAGGCCTCTTCGTATGGGGGTTATGGCTGGTCCGGGCGGTGCTGTCGAGGTTCGCCAAGCCGGTGGTGAACGAGTTCCGCACCACCGTGTCCGTGGTGGTGCCGGCGTACCGCGAGGACCCAGACATCCTGATGGACTGCCTGGAGACGTGGCTGGAGCAGGATCCGTCGGAGATCATCATCGTGCCGGACGTCGAGGACGTCGAAGTGCTGCGCAGGCTGGCGATGGTGGAGGATCCGCGGGTGCGGGTGCTCGCCTTCGAGCACCGGGGGAAGCGGTCGGCGCTGGGTGTGGGCATCCGGGCCGCCAAGAGCGAGCTCATCGTGCTGGTCGACTCGGACACCCGCTGGGAGCCCGGACTGCTCGCCGCGGTGCAGATGCCGTTCATCGACCCCGCGGTCGGTGGCGTCGGCACGCAGCAGAACGTCTACCAGCGCAGGACCAGCGTGTGGCGCCGCACCGCCGACTGGCTGGTGAACCTGCGCTACTACGACTACGTGCCCGCCATGGGACGGGCCGGTGCGGTGGCGTGTCTGTCCGGGCGGACGGCGGCCTACCGCCGTGCGGCGATCGCTCCGGTGCTGGAGAACCTGGAGAACGAGTTCTTCCTCGGCCGCCGCTGCGTCGCCGGTGACGACGGCCGGCTGACCTGGCTGGTGCTGGCGTCGGGGTACAAGACCGTGCACCAGTCGTCCGCCCGGGCCCTGTCGATGTTCCCCTCGTCCTTCCGGGCGTTCGTCAAGCAGCGGGTGCGCTGGAGCCGCAACTCCTACCGCTGCTACCTGACCGCCGTGTACAAGGGCTGGATCTGGCGGGTGCCGCTGGTCACCAAGGTCACCGTGCTGCAGATACTCGTGACTCCGGTGACCATGGGCATGGCGCTGGGCTACCTGGTGTTCAGCCGTCTCGAACCGACCGGCCGCGGCGTGGTGCTGGTGCTGGTCTGGCTGCTCCTGGGCCGCGGCGTCCGCGGCTACTCGCATCTGCGCAAGCACCCGCAGGAGGTGTTCCTGCTGCCGCTGGTCGCACTCGTGGTCATCATGATCTCGCTGCCGATCAAGTTCTACGCGTTCGTCACCATGAACAAGCAGGGTTGGCTGACCCGTACCAGCACCAGCACCGGCGGCGAGGGCCAGAGCGCCGCGTCCCTCACCGGCGGCGGCACGGGCTCCGACACGATGACGCCCGACAAGGCAGGGGCCCTCCACCAATGACCCGTCCTCCCGCAACCGTCCCGGGCCGGGCGGCGCGCCTGGCCGCCGTGTTCTTACTCGCCGGCGCTTTGCTGCCGGCCGTCTCGGGGGCGGCCCGCGCCGCGCCGGCCGACGGCGCCAAGCCCGGGGACGACCAGCGGATCACCCAGGCCGA includes:
- a CDS encoding helix-turn-helix domain-containing protein; protein product: MARPRTAPRTVEHPDLAQVSLQQVLEALVDPVRRTVVAQLVNAGEDLSCGTFVAPVSLSTLTHHFNVLRESGVIRQHYVGTTKMNALRTDEMEERFPGLLPAVLAALAAEAVDGV
- a CDS encoding zinc-dependent alcohol dehydrogenase family protein, yielding MAKLVQFDRIGGPEVLALRDVASRAPGAGEVRIRVDAIGLNRAEIMYREGAYFYQPVFPSTLGYEAAGVVEAAGEGVSDFSEGDPVAVVPAFLQSEYGTYGDSVVLPAAAVVPRPAQVDAVTAAALWMAYITAYGPLVESGRVRPGDHVLITAASSSVGLAAIQIARHIGAIPIATTRGAGKKQRLLDAGAADVIVTDGEDLPARIEEITGGKGVRLAFDPIAGPGVETLAKGIAPGGCLVVYGALDPRTTPLPNAQSFPALNSSTYTLFEITSDPERLRRAVAFVNAGLASGSFAPVVDKTFDLTDIAEAHRYMEANGQVGKIVVTVTHGEITS
- a CDS encoding glycosyltransferase family 2 protein — protein: MSGFLDQVWSWIVVATAETSWREVMPLGLAGLFVWGLWLVRAVLSRFAKPVVNEFRTTVSVVVPAYREDPDILMDCLETWLEQDPSEIIIVPDVEDVEVLRRLAMVEDPRVRVLAFEHRGKRSALGVGIRAAKSELIVLVDSDTRWEPGLLAAVQMPFIDPAVGGVGTQQNVYQRRTSVWRRTADWLVNLRYYDYVPAMGRAGAVACLSGRTAAYRRAAIAPVLENLENEFFLGRRCVAGDDGRLTWLVLASGYKTVHQSSARALSMFPSSFRAFVKQRVRWSRNSYRCYLTAVYKGWIWRVPLVTKVTVLQILVTPVTMGMALGYLVFSRLEPTGRGVVLVLVWLLLGRGVRGYSHLRKHPQEVFLLPLVALVVIMISLPIKFYAFVTMNKQGWLTRTSTSTGGEGQSAASLTGGGTGSDTMTPDKAGALHQ
- a CDS encoding serine/threonine-protein phosphatase; its protein translation is MVTPSSPTGRMSPVLLLAATAITLGLISPGVHFDMLVVAAPVLAAALYDVRTTAFVGALTLVTFALLRLPLEEDHNATWIIKLALVVIVCLLCMLLSFIRMREEEFRRVRKTALRLQESLLPREFPDSSAVELGHRYVPAEAAVGLGGDWFDLIPLSGARVALVMGDVVGHGPEAAATMGQLRTAVHTLADLDQDPEEVMATVDDLLQRMGQDRAQAELVASCLFLVYDPISRRCEYTSAGHPPPVFVMADGEVFVQEDSRNPPLGFGNAPFDVTSCDLPEGSLIALYTDGLLGLRHRGAEEGLEELAAAINAGSGTLQDMCDRVLSALPTTSEDDVALLLARTRVLDPGHVRTWEFRAAVEEMPSVRAAVTGQLAEWDLDEHGFALEMVVCELVTNAVQHAQGPIGLRLIRDLSLICEVSDTSSTAPHARRADLMDEGGRGLYLVGQLMDRWGTRYTPRGKTIWASKYLGPV